A part of Paenibacillus sp. sptzw28 genomic DNA contains:
- a CDS encoding putative glycoside hydrolase: MDVILSVMLLLLQVFNGGGVHAGQESASASKMLSSLFLAPIMHGSGIPVPGPTAPETPNREGAGTSSVKYDPQPDAPKIKGIYVTAHSAGGSRMESLLKLLDDTDLNGMVIDLKDDNGYITFPTDNAELLKLGTPQKYIRDIKGLMERLKKHDVYPIGRVVVFKDTVLARKHPELSFRRKDGSIWENGKKDSFVNPYRKEVWDYNIAVAKEAVKLGFKEIQFDYVRFPEGFEKKADSLVYDKTKESRVDTVAEFVKYAKSQLEPLGARVSVDIFGYAASVPAAEGIGQDFVKISKHVDIICPMVYPSHYSTDWFKLKDPDKNPYETIKGSMIDTHKKLDPIGSYKPVIRPWIQDFTASWLGKGHYIKYGASEVQAQIKALHDTGIDEFLLWNAGNKYSAGVNYK, from the coding sequence ATGGACGTCATATTATCCGTAATGTTGTTATTATTGCAGGTTTTCAACGGCGGCGGGGTGCACGCAGGACAAGAAAGCGCTTCAGCAAGCAAGATGCTAAGTTCGTTATTTCTGGCACCGATAATGCACGGCTCAGGTATACCGGTTCCCGGGCCGACCGCGCCGGAAACCCCGAATCGGGAAGGAGCCGGGACTTCATCGGTCAAGTACGACCCTCAGCCGGACGCGCCTAAGATTAAAGGAATCTACGTAACCGCACACAGTGCGGGAGGCTCGCGGATGGAATCGCTGTTAAAGCTTTTGGATGATACCGATTTGAATGGAATGGTTATCGATTTGAAGGACGACAACGGCTATATCACTTTTCCGACGGACAATGCCGAGCTTCTCAAGCTTGGTACGCCGCAGAAATATATTCGCGACATTAAGGGTTTAATGGAACGGCTCAAGAAGCACGATGTCTACCCTATCGGCCGGGTAGTCGTCTTTAAAGACACTGTGCTGGCCCGCAAACATCCCGAGCTGTCGTTCCGCCGCAAGGATGGTTCGATCTGGGAGAACGGCAAGAAGGACAGCTTTGTGAACCCGTACCGAAAAGAGGTGTGGGATTACAACATTGCCGTCGCTAAAGAAGCGGTAAAGCTCGGTTTTAAAGAAATTCAGTTCGATTATGTGCGTTTCCCGGAGGGTTTCGAGAAGAAAGCGGACTCACTTGTGTACGACAAAACCAAAGAAAGCCGCGTCGACACCGTGGCGGAGTTCGTCAAATATGCGAAATCCCAGCTGGAGCCTCTCGGCGCACGCGTATCGGTCGATATATTCGGCTACGCCGCATCCGTGCCTGCGGCCGAGGGAATCGGTCAGGATTTCGTGAAAATTTCCAAGCATGTCGATATTATCTGCCCGATGGTGTATCCAAGCCATTACAGCACCGATTGGTTCAAACTGAAGGATCCGGATAAAAACCCGTACGAAACAATTAAAGGCTCCATGATCGATACGCATAAGAAGCTTGATCCGATCGGCTCTTACAAGCCGGTAATCCGGCCCTGGATTCAAGATTTCACCGCGAGCTGGCTGGGAAAGGGGCATTATATCAAATATGGCGCGAGCGAGGTTCAAGCCCAAATCAAGGCGCTTCACGACACGGGTATAGATGAATTTCTGCTTTGGAATGCAGGGAATAAGTATTCGGCCGGCGTCAATTATAAATAA
- a CDS encoding tetraprenyl-beta-curcumene synthase family protein, which translates to MPMPARARHVPRTPVLLMYRVYKYVLPEVRSELRRLRTIAELIPDTELRTQALASMTNKQFHCEGGGVYAAANLGKRHILIPLIVALQTISDYLDNLCDRSTSLDEGDFRLLHQSMLDAVNPNAPLRDYYALRSEREDGGYLHELVRTCQSCVNRLPSYASVQPFVSELVGLYGDLQVYKHIVKDRREPLLLAWWEKHSHKVPGLHWNEFAAATGSTLGMFMLFLAAAEEGLTVSDAIMIRDAYFPHICSLHIMLDYLIDQEEDREGGDLNFCNYYDDQSRLVERIGEIARRARRDVQALPAPGFHRMIIEGLLALYLSDPKVREQDDVRRVSKHLMRKSPLTRLFFWGNSVWIRMQQS; encoded by the coding sequence ATGCCGATGCCAGCTCGTGCTCGCCATGTGCCGAGAACGCCCGTACTGCTTATGTACCGGGTTTATAAATATGTGCTGCCGGAAGTCAGATCGGAGCTTCGGCGTCTGCGGACGATCGCGGAGCTTATTCCAGACACGGAATTGAGGACGCAGGCTCTTGCAAGCATGACCAACAAGCAGTTTCACTGCGAAGGAGGGGGCGTATATGCCGCGGCCAACTTAGGCAAGCGTCATATATTGATTCCGCTCATTGTCGCCTTGCAGACAATAAGCGACTATTTGGATAACTTATGCGACCGCAGCACTTCGCTGGACGAGGGCGACTTCCGGCTGCTTCATCAGTCGATGCTGGATGCCGTAAACCCGAATGCGCCGCTTCGCGACTATTATGCGCTGCGCAGCGAGCGCGAAGACGGCGGTTATTTGCATGAGCTGGTACGCACATGCCAATCGTGCGTGAATAGGCTTCCTTCCTATGCCAGCGTTCAGCCATTTGTATCCGAGCTCGTAGGCTTGTACGGGGATTTGCAGGTGTACAAGCATATCGTGAAGGACCGCCGCGAACCGCTGCTGCTAGCCTGGTGGGAGAAGCACAGCCACAAGGTTCCGGGCTTGCACTGGAATGAATTCGCCGCTGCCACCGGTTCAACGCTCGGTATGTTCATGTTATTTCTGGCCGCGGCCGAAGAAGGATTGACGGTGTCGGACGCTATAATGATTCGGGACGCCTACTTTCCTCATATATGCAGTCTTCATATCATGCTCGATTATTTAATCGATCAGGAAGAAGACCGCGAAGGCGGCGATTTGAATTTCTGCAACTATTATGACGATCAGTCCAGGCTTGTGGAGCGAATCGGCGAGATCGCCAGACGTGCTCGCCGGGATGTTCAGGCGCTTCCCGCGCCGGGGTTTCACCGCATGATTATAGAAGGGCTGCTGGCCTTGTATTTGTCCGACCCGAAGGTAAGGGAACAAGACGACGTAAGGCGCGTATCCAAGCATTTGATGAGAAAAAGCCCCTTAACGCGGTTATTTTTTTGGGGGAACAGTGTTTGGATCAGGATGCAGCAATCTTAA
- a CDS encoding DEAD/DEAH box helicase — protein MKTFAEFGLEPKVLQAITELGFEESTPIQSKSIPIALTGTDLIGQAQTGTGKTAAFGIPLVNKIPVTEERIVALIMTPTRELAIQVSEEIGKLTRYKGLRSLPIYGGQEIGRQIRALKKKPQIIIGTPGRLLDHINRKTIRLDDVKTVVLDEADEMLDMGFMEDITSILSLVPDDRHTMLFSATMPPNIQRLAQQFLKNPEHVSVIPKQVSAPLIDQAYIEVHERQKFDALSRLLDMESPDLAIIFGRTKRRVDELSEALQKRGYSADGLHGDLSQNQRDNVMRKFRDGSIDVLVATDVAARGLDVSGVTHVINFDLPQDPESYVHRIGRTGRAGKEGTAWSFVTPREIDHMHFIEKVTRHKIAKKPLPSIAEAIEGKQRVTAERLLEFVQNDAINEFKGIAIQLLEQYDSVNLLAAAIKLITGEKKDISIELTPEDPIRAKKRKPDIRTSGRRFSGGPFGGGNRSGSGPRGRGDGRSGDSRGGGYGRSSSGGSGTGTGGGGYNRDRDRDGQGKGRGEGRGEARRSRQDDFRNS, from the coding sequence TTGAAAACATTTGCTGAATTCGGCTTGGAACCCAAAGTGTTGCAAGCCATCACTGAACTTGGATTCGAGGAATCAACCCCAATCCAATCAAAGTCCATTCCAATTGCGCTGACCGGTACCGATTTGATCGGTCAAGCTCAGACGGGAACGGGCAAAACGGCCGCCTTCGGAATCCCGCTTGTCAATAAGATTCCGGTCACCGAAGAGCGTATCGTCGCACTAATTATGACCCCGACCCGCGAGCTTGCCATTCAAGTTTCGGAAGAGATCGGAAAGCTTACCCGTTACAAAGGTCTTCGTTCATTGCCGATTTACGGCGGACAGGAGATCGGAAGACAAATTCGCGCTTTGAAAAAGAAGCCGCAAATCATTATCGGAACGCCGGGACGGTTGCTCGACCATATAAACCGTAAGACGATCCGACTTGACGATGTTAAAACGGTGGTACTAGACGAAGCGGACGAAATGCTCGACATGGGCTTCATGGAAGACATTACTTCGATACTGTCGCTCGTGCCTGATGACAGGCATACAATGCTGTTCTCGGCTACGATGCCGCCTAACATTCAGAGACTCGCACAGCAGTTTTTGAAAAACCCTGAGCATGTTTCCGTCATTCCGAAGCAAGTAAGTGCGCCGCTGATCGACCAGGCATACATCGAAGTTCATGAGCGTCAGAAGTTTGACGCGCTGAGCCGTCTGCTTGATATGGAATCACCGGACCTTGCGATTATTTTCGGACGTACGAAACGCCGTGTCGACGAGCTGAGCGAAGCTCTGCAGAAGCGCGGTTACTCGGCGGACGGCTTGCACGGCGACCTGTCGCAGAATCAACGTGATAACGTCATGCGGAAATTCCGCGATGGCAGCATCGATGTGCTTGTTGCTACAGACGTCGCGGCCCGCGGTCTTGACGTATCCGGCGTAACGCACGTAATCAATTTCGACCTGCCGCAGGATCCCGAAAGCTATGTTCACCGGATCGGCCGGACAGGCCGTGCAGGTAAAGAAGGAACGGCATGGTCGTTCGTAACCCCGCGAGAAATCGACCATATGCATTTTATCGAGAAGGTAACGCGCCACAAAATCGCGAAGAAGCCTCTGCCAAGCATTGCGGAAGCAATTGAAGGCAAGCAGCGCGTAACGGCTGAACGTCTTCTCGAGTTTGTTCAGAACGATGCCATTAATGAATTTAAAGGTATCGCCATTCAATTGCTGGAGCAGTACGATTCGGTGAATCTGCTTGCTGCAGCGATTAAGCTTATTACCGGTGAGAAGAAGGATATCAGTATTGAACTGACTCCTGAAGATCCGATCCGGGCGAAAAAGCGGAAACCGGATATTCGTACAAGCGGTCGTCGTTTTTCCGGCGGACCTTTTGGCGGCGGCAACCGCTCGGGCAGCGGCCCGCGCGGACGCGGTGACGGCCGGAGCGGAGACAGCCGCGGCGGCGGTTACGGAAGAAGCAGCAGTGGCGGTAGCGGCACAGGCACAGGCGGCGGCGGTTATAACCGCGATCGTGACCGCGACGGTCAAGGCAAGGGACGTGGAGAGGGCCGCGGCGAAGCACGCCGTTCGCGCCAGGATGATTTCCGCAACAGTTAA
- the tpx gene encoding thiol peroxidase, with translation MAQERTGVATLKGNPISLIGPELKKGDKAPDFQLNKSLVDVVSLKDFAGKVKLISVVPSIDTGVCDAQTRRFNEEAGKLGENVVILTVSVDLPFAQARWCGAAGVDKVVMLSDYKNNNFGQAYGVLIKDLHLDMRSIFVIDANDTIQYVEVLGEMTEHPNYENALNAVKELV, from the coding sequence ATGGCTCAAGAACGTACAGGCGTTGCAACGCTTAAAGGCAATCCAATCTCGCTGATCGGACCCGAATTGAAGAAAGGTGATAAAGCACCTGATTTCCAACTGAACAAATCGCTGGTGGATGTCGTTTCTTTGAAAGACTTCGCAGGTAAAGTGAAATTAATCAGCGTCGTACCTTCGATCGATACCGGCGTTTGCGATGCACAAACCCGCCGTTTCAACGAAGAAGCCGGCAAACTTGGCGAGAACGTGGTTATACTGACCGTGAGCGTAGACCTTCCTTTTGCTCAGGCACGCTGGTGCGGTGCCGCCGGTGTCGATAAAGTCGTCATGCTGTCGGATTACAAGAACAATAACTTTGGCCAAGCTTACGGCGTCCTCATAAAGGATCTTCATCTTGATATGCGCAGCATCTTTGTCATCGATGCCAATGATACCATCCAATACGTGGAGGTTCTGGGCGAAATGACGGAACACCCGAACTATGAGAACGCTCTTAATGCGGTAAAAGAGCTCGTATAG
- a CDS encoding YesL family protein yields MEMRGLMGGLYKISEWIMRLSVTNVLWIICSIPFIFLIFPVIVAQSTDQLLSSLILSSIIAPFTLFPATAAMFGVARKWVMGEVDAPLLRTFFRNYKESYVQSMVGGILYVILFTILIVDFQVYLRELKSFQLISYLFIAIMALLAVSLFNFFSMVVHYHMKTFQLLKNAVLLTIGRPFRSLSTAVMCGLVVYISFSSAKLMFLVPFFTGSVVAVISFWGFYQIYMKLQLQAEKAAATQAEAELMNLNEEVKKDNDEGQAAHK; encoded by the coding sequence ATGGAAATGAGAGGTTTAATGGGCGGGCTTTATAAAATCTCCGAATGGATTATGCGGCTATCGGTAACGAATGTGCTTTGGATCATTTGTTCGATACCGTTTATCTTTTTAATATTTCCGGTCATCGTCGCTCAATCGACCGACCAGTTATTGAGCAGCCTTATCTTGTCAAGCATCATTGCTCCGTTCACGCTTTTTCCGGCTACGGCGGCTATGTTCGGCGTCGCGCGCAAATGGGTGATGGGGGAAGTGGATGCACCCCTGCTGCGAACATTTTTCCGGAATTATAAGGAAAGCTATGTACAGAGCATGGTCGGCGGAATATTGTATGTTATTCTGTTCACTATTCTTATCGTCGATTTTCAGGTTTATTTGCGGGAGCTCAAGTCGTTTCAGCTTATCTCCTACTTATTTATTGCAATCATGGCGCTTCTTGCAGTGTCGCTGTTTAATTTCTTCTCAATGGTCGTTCATTACCATATGAAGACGTTCCAGCTGCTTAAAAATGCGGTTCTGCTCACAATCGGCCGGCCGTTCCGTTCTTTATCCACTGCTGTTATGTGCGGTCTCGTCGTATACATCAGCTTCAGTTCCGCCAAATTGATGTTTCTCGTTCCGTTCTTTACTGGCAGTGTCGTAGCCGTGATTTCGTTCTGGGGCTTCTATCAGATCTATATGAAGCTCCAGCTTCAGGCGGAAAAAGCTGCAGCTACGCAAGCTGAAGCGGAACTGATGAATTTGAACGAAGAAGTGAAAAAGGATAACGATGAAGGGCAAGCAGCACATAAATAG
- a CDS encoding NADPH-dependent FMN reductase yields MHIAIITGSNRAGAASTRVSQYLMKLIEEKGHQVSFIDLYERRLPLYSPDDTELHAEVAAMSEAVLEADAIVLSTPEYHGSVSGVLKNALDYLGFDHFDGKAVLSVSAAGGPVGVSSLQHLQTIVRNVHGINCPEWISVGGAQREFAENGEPAGQDVRLRVTRTLNYFLEMAAKLQG; encoded by the coding sequence ATGCATATTGCAATCATTACGGGCAGCAACCGCGCAGGAGCAGCAAGCACCAGAGTCAGTCAATACTTGATGAAGCTTATCGAAGAGAAGGGACACCAGGTATCCTTTATCGATTTATATGAGCGGCGCCTTCCGCTTTATTCGCCCGACGACACTGAATTACACGCTGAAGTGGCTGCAATGAGTGAAGCAGTGCTTGAAGCGGATGCGATCGTCCTCTCCACGCCGGAGTACCATGGAAGTGTTTCCGGCGTACTCAAAAACGCGCTTGATTACCTGGGATTTGACCACTTTGACGGCAAAGCGGTTTTATCGGTCAGCGCTGCGGGAGGCCCTGTGGGCGTCAGCTCGCTGCAGCATTTGCAGACCATTGTCCGTAACGTGCATGGAATCAACTGCCCGGAGTGGATTTCTGTCGGCGGTGCGCAGCGCGAGTTTGCCGAGAATGGCGAGCCGGCCGGACAGGACGTTCGGCTTCGCGTTACACGAACGCTTAATTATTTCTTGGAAATGGCGGCGAAGCTGCAAGGTTAG
- a CDS encoding DUF1499 domain-containing protein, producing the protein MLKRTLIGLLRSHELTGDKAKDPLLKSHYYKLSKEKAWEEVVSTLKKMQGYKVLHEVHSVGEIVLERRTVTGRTMDITVSVINVNPVTSAVDIYSASRGSFGDLGSNYRVILDIYRTLDKKLSAYKTSGA; encoded by the coding sequence TTGTTGAAGCGAACCCTAATAGGGTTGCTGCGCAGTCATGAATTGACTGGCGATAAAGCGAAAGATCCATTGCTTAAATCCCATTATTACAAGCTGTCCAAGGAAAAGGCGTGGGAAGAAGTCGTCTCCACACTAAAAAAAATGCAAGGCTACAAGGTGCTGCATGAAGTGCACTCCGTCGGGGAAATCGTTCTGGAGAGACGAACGGTGACCGGTCGTACGATGGATATTACTGTTTCAGTTATTAACGTTAATCCGGTAACGTCGGCCGTCGATATCTACTCCGCATCGCGCGGCTCATTCGGCGACCTCGGATCGAATTACCGGGTTATTCTTGATATTTACCGGACCCTCGACAAGAAGCTTTCGGCTTACAAAACATCCGGAGCATAA
- a CDS encoding DUF3906 family protein yields the protein MFLYKIEIEMEGNSAHLILLAQTDEQAFSLVESHVARHYIKMPVLKSVAVVEKKRPEPGTGYFIAHNE from the coding sequence ATGTTCCTATATAAAATCGAGATTGAAATGGAAGGTAACTCTGCGCATCTTATTCTGCTTGCGCAAACCGACGAACAGGCATTTTCCTTGGTGGAGAGCCATGTCGCCCGCCATTATATAAAAATGCCGGTATTGAAATCAGTTGCCGTTGTGGAAAAGAAGCGGCCGGAGCCGGGAACCGGCTACTTCATCGCGCACAATGAATAA
- a CDS encoding MFS transporter: protein MGLSSSGSGPTAALTGAVKSSTASKEANLLRSFSFAVYMTQAIVVSYFPLYFLDRGFSASQIGIIYATGPFISVFANLLFGAASDKYRTIKKILVSLLIGQFLMVSLLFSTDSFILICFLMLAFYFCQTPMNPLSDSLILLSSQFTGTPYALVRIFGSLGFAFMAFFMGQLLRFTGSSSTLIFCLCSVGISFMFSLGLKDYQGSLRKIEFSGFYKLLRKPEIVAFFVLILIISISHRMYEGFLAVTLREMGASDSLVGIAWLTSAVSEIPVFFLLGKYGHKYKELPLLAIASLMYAIRFWLISEITSPVWILPIQAMHSVSFGIYFATALRYLSSIIPDEYRSSGQAVYAVVWTGFAGIISGTAGGAVFEHFGKSAFFQLAMTLALVASVSFLAKHFITRASG from the coding sequence ATGGGTTTATCAAGTTCCGGTTCGGGGCCAACCGCAGCACTTACGGGGGCCGTGAAATCGTCTACCGCTTCTAAGGAAGCAAACCTGCTGAGAAGCTTCAGCTTTGCCGTGTATATGACACAAGCGATTGTCGTCTCGTATTTTCCTCTCTACTTCCTCGACCGGGGGTTTTCGGCTTCCCAAATCGGAATTATATATGCCACCGGACCGTTTATCTCCGTTTTTGCCAATCTGCTGTTTGGTGCCGCCAGCGATAAGTACCGCACCATCAAGAAAATATTAGTCTCTTTATTAATCGGACAGTTCCTCATGGTATCTTTGCTTTTTTCAACCGACTCCTTTATACTCATTTGCTTTCTCATGCTTGCCTTTTATTTTTGCCAGACGCCGATGAATCCACTAAGCGACAGCCTCATCCTTCTGTCCAGCCAATTTACGGGTACGCCTTATGCGCTCGTCCGCATTTTCGGCTCGCTGGGCTTCGCTTTTATGGCCTTCTTCATGGGGCAGCTTCTGAGGTTCACCGGGTCCTCATCCACTTTGATTTTCTGCCTGTGCAGCGTAGGGATTTCCTTCATGTTCTCGCTTGGGCTTAAAGACTATCAGGGATCGCTGCGAAAAATTGAATTCTCCGGCTTTTACAAGCTGCTGCGTAAGCCTGAGATCGTCGCCTTTTTCGTCCTCATATTGATAATTTCGATCTCTCACCGAATGTATGAAGGTTTTCTGGCCGTAACGCTCCGGGAAATGGGAGCCAGCGATTCACTGGTCGGCATTGCCTGGTTAACTTCAGCGGTCAGCGAAATTCCGGTATTCTTTCTGCTCGGCAAATACGGGCATAAGTATAAAGAGCTGCCGCTGCTGGCAATAGCGAGTCTTATGTATGCGATCCGGTTCTGGCTGATCAGCGAAATTACGTCGCCCGTCTGGATCCTTCCGATCCAGGCTATGCACAGCGTTTCGTTCGGCATATACTTCGCTACGGCACTGCGCTATTTATCATCTATTATACCGGACGAGTACCGCTCCTCGGGCCAGGCCGTTTATGCCGTCGTATGGACGGGTTTTGCCGGTATTATAAGCGGTACGGCCGGCGGCGCGGTTTTCGAGCATTTTGGCAAAAGCGCCTTCTTCCAATTGGCGATGACATTGGCGCTTGTCGCCTCCGTGAGCTTCCTGGCGAAACATTTTATTACCCGGGCGAGCGGATAA
- a CDS encoding YitT family protein, which translates to MRRTRTVIIMLISSLLIAFGFNQLLIPHRMISGGLAGITMIAGYATGLNIGWLYFLLNIPILLWGLRELGVRFVGWSIFSVLTTTVAMQVIPVHPFVNDLMLGAVFGGVIVGFGSGISLREGASSGGVDIVASIVTRKREISIGMLIFVINGSIIAALGFMTANWDIALFSLLSIFTTGKMIDLIHIRYVKVTAFIVTNRTDALRQALLPLKRGITVIRTRGGYTDAERDMLMTVTTRFELAELRNIILKTDPNAFVNIVETVGIMGDFRRPTV; encoded by the coding sequence ATGAGAAGGACCCGAACGGTAATAATAATGCTGATCAGCTCGCTCCTGATTGCTTTCGGCTTCAATCAACTGCTTATTCCCCACAGAATGATCAGCGGCGGGCTGGCCGGCATCACCATGATCGCCGGCTATGCAACCGGTCTGAATATAGGCTGGCTTTATTTCCTGTTGAATATTCCTATCCTTTTGTGGGGCTTGCGCGAGCTTGGCGTGCGTTTTGTCGGCTGGAGCATATTCTCTGTTTTGACCACAACCGTCGCCATGCAGGTCATTCCCGTGCATCCGTTCGTAAACGATCTGATGCTTGGCGCGGTGTTCGGCGGAGTCATTGTAGGATTCGGCAGCGGAATTTCTCTTCGGGAAGGCGCTTCATCCGGGGGAGTAGATATTGTCGCAAGCATTGTCACCAGAAAAAGGGAGATTTCCATCGGCATGCTGATCTTCGTGATCAATGGCAGCATAATAGCCGCGCTCGGATTTATGACGGCGAACTGGGATATCGCGCTTTTCTCGCTGCTTTCGATCTTCACCACCGGCAAAATGATCGATCTGATTCACATCCGTTATGTCAAAGTAACGGCTTTCATTGTCACAAACCGGACTGACGCACTCCGCCAGGCCCTGCTCCCGCTTAAGCGCGGAATTACCGTCATCCGGACCCGCGGGGGTTACACCGACGCGGAAAGGGACATGCTCATGACGGTCACTACCCGTTTCGAGCTTGCCGAGCTGCGCAATATTATTTTAAAAACGGATCCGAACGCCTTTGTGAACATTGTCGAAACAGTTGGGATCATGGGAGATTTTCGCCGTCCTACAGTATAA
- the pfkA gene encoding 6-phosphofructokinase produces the protein MSEVKSIAVLTSGGDSQGMNAAVRAVVRSALYHGLEVYGVQRGYQGLLNNDLRQMDLRSVGDIIQRGGTILQTARCKEFLSEEGQRKGAEVLRERGIDGLVVIGGDGSYQGANKLSKLGIKTMGLPGTIDNDIPFTDFTIGFDTAVSIVVDAINKLRDTMTSHERSSIVEVMGRRCGDIALFAGLASGAETIIVPEVPFDIKEVANRMKENFMAGKRHSIIVVAEGASTGDQIGRGLTDECGLEPRVTVLGHIQRGGNPTHNDRILASQLGDFAVRKLMEGDSGKACGIIRGELTVTDIEKVVSTKKPFNMELYNLALRLSQ, from the coding sequence ATGTCGGAAGTGAAATCTATTGCCGTTCTTACAAGCGGCGGCGATTCGCAGGGTATGAATGCGGCCGTGCGGGCGGTAGTGCGCAGCGCACTCTACCATGGATTGGAGGTTTACGGGGTCCAACGGGGGTATCAGGGGCTGCTTAACAACGATTTAAGACAAATGGATCTCCGCAGCGTTGGGGATATAATTCAACGCGGAGGAACGATTCTGCAAACCGCCCGCTGCAAAGAGTTTCTGTCCGAGGAAGGCCAGCGTAAGGGTGCCGAGGTGCTTCGCGAGCGGGGTATCGACGGCCTGGTCGTCATTGGAGGAGACGGTTCCTATCAAGGCGCGAATAAACTCAGTAAGCTGGGTATTAAAACGATGGGCTTGCCGGGCACGATCGATAACGATATTCCGTTCACCGATTTTACGATCGGCTTCGACACGGCGGTCAGCATCGTGGTCGACGCAATCAATAAGCTGCGCGATACGATGACCTCGCACGAACGTTCATCGATCGTTGAAGTTATGGGCCGCCGCTGCGGGGATATTGCCTTGTTCGCAGGACTTGCAAGCGGCGCGGAGACAATTATCGTACCTGAAGTGCCTTTTGATATCAAAGAAGTGGCAAACCGGATGAAAGAAAATTTCATGGCGGGCAAACGGCATAGTATTATCGTAGTGGCCGAGGGCGCAAGCACGGGCGATCAGATTGGCCGGGGGTTAACGGATGAATGCGGTTTGGAACCGCGTGTTACCGTGCTCGGTCATATCCAACGCGGCGGCAATCCAACGCACAATGACCGAATTTTGGCCAGTCAGCTTGGTGACTTTGCGGTTCGTAAGCTCATGGAGGGCGATTCCGGCAAAGCTTGCGGCATTATAAGGGGAGAACTAACCGTTACGGATATCGAGAAAGTGGTAAGCACGAAAAAACCGTTCAACATGGAACTGTACAATCTTGCACTTCGTTTATCACAATAA